One Pyrococcus furiosus DSM 3638 genomic region harbors:
- a CDS encoding restriction endonuclease, whose translation MGKWSDDILINASKESLIPLILELLKRTGFRESEKVSEEWGFDIVGIRDDPLSGTEKVLLKIHTSGMLSSKDVNVFADVLRTHKADKGIIVVPYGVTRDARILISRDYKGLIVTWDRKKLISLFERYGIEPPEELLQKREEEPKKEEPKLKPIKLDAPLLFDVSAEDLFRKLMGFLSSRYPIKREVVSIEELKVKLSVGYILSWSANERKGKGVVLSKEEIVLDATEDEKLKNNVSKALLNDYSVITATDKEIDVTMTLTEAVVLFKEFAAKNLGLLESDISIVDRKRVYLPVEAYFKLKIGDNEGKATIDLKSGEINVEITPLSQEYLVGKVKEIVVEKTGEEVKGVRTEERKGKIRVYGSTERFKFEFVVNVYTGEVLSEEIVLTDEAIVEIIKENYLGEIIGIERGKNTAIVDLLTQDGILIVEVDLGTGKIKEAKKLPTPEKGAEIARNVVIENFPIKNIEFKSYRILNHQYLEITLEGEDGKAIVKLEGERGEVLDYSVEISEKVASELVRNKYAGKIEVEKVEKDESSYIITGSLENHKVKIKVSKDGKILEEIDRVLKEEVAKEKAIEAVKKVESEGVLESLELNDNWIVKFSGPNKVGTLILHRATGEVINRDVRFTELWIEKTFYEHLKRKYGESNLKTEWLIHHKDKGQVTIKVTGDNGIYYGKIDVKTGEIIEEDKAPKKGVLAKIKQLQLDAKYK comes from the coding sequence ATGGGTAAGTGGAGCGATGATATTTTAATTAATGCATCGAAGGAGAGTCTCATACCCCTGATTCTAGAATTACTTAAGAGAACAGGGTTCAGAGAAAGCGAAAAGGTTTCTGAAGAATGGGGCTTTGACATAGTGGGAATCAGAGACGATCCCCTGAGCGGAACTGAAAAAGTGCTCTTAAAAATTCACACGAGTGGAATGCTTAGCTCTAAAGATGTGAACGTTTTTGCAGATGTCCTTAGAACGCATAAGGCAGACAAGGGGATTATAGTTGTTCCCTATGGAGTCACTAGAGATGCAAGAATTCTAATATCTAGAGACTACAAAGGACTTATAGTAACTTGGGATAGGAAAAAACTCATTTCTCTCTTTGAAAGATATGGAATAGAGCCTCCAGAAGAACTCCTACAAAAGAGGGAGGAAGAACCAAAAAAAGAAGAGCCAAAGTTGAAACCAATAAAGCTAGATGCTCCCCTCTTATTTGACGTCTCTGCCGAAGATCTCTTTAGAAAACTTATGGGATTTCTAAGTTCTAGATATCCTATAAAGAGAGAAGTTGTTAGTATAGAAGAGCTCAAAGTTAAGCTCTCCGTGGGGTACATTCTATCTTGGAGTGCAAACGAGAGGAAAGGAAAGGGTGTAGTTCTCTCTAAGGAGGAGATAGTCCTTGACGCCACGGAGGATGAAAAACTTAAGAACAACGTTTCCAAAGCCTTACTTAATGATTATTCTGTAATTACGGCAACTGACAAGGAGATTGACGTGACAATGACATTGACAGAAGCTGTTGTTCTCTTCAAAGAATTTGCAGCAAAGAATTTAGGCCTCCTTGAGAGTGACATATCAATAGTGGATAGAAAGAGAGTTTACCTCCCTGTTGAGGCTTATTTTAAGTTAAAAATTGGAGATAATGAAGGAAAGGCAACTATTGACCTAAAATCTGGAGAAATCAACGTTGAAATAACTCCACTTTCCCAGGAGTATCTTGTAGGGAAAGTAAAGGAAATAGTTGTTGAGAAAACAGGGGAAGAGGTCAAAGGAGTTAGAACAGAGGAGAGAAAAGGGAAAATTAGAGTTTACGGAAGCACGGAAAGGTTCAAGTTCGAATTCGTTGTTAATGTCTATACCGGGGAAGTTCTTTCTGAAGAGATAGTACTGACTGATGAGGCAATAGTGGAGATAATCAAGGAAAACTATCTGGGAGAGATAATAGGGATAGAGAGGGGCAAAAATACAGCAATAGTTGATCTACTAACTCAAGATGGAATATTAATAGTCGAGGTTGATCTTGGAACTGGAAAAATAAAAGAGGCTAAGAAGTTGCCAACTCCCGAAAAAGGTGCTGAAATCGCAAGGAATGTCGTTATTGAGAACTTTCCAATTAAGAACATCGAATTTAAATCGTACAGAATTCTCAACCATCAATACCTCGAAATAACGCTGGAAGGAGAAGACGGAAAAGCCATAGTAAAACTCGAAGGAGAAAGAGGAGAAGTTCTTGATTATAGTGTTGAGATCTCAGAAAAAGTTGCTAGCGAACTTGTAAGGAATAAATACGCGGGGAAAATTGAGGTAGAGAAAGTAGAGAAGGACGAAAGTTCATATATAATAACGGGAAGCTTGGAAAATCACAAAGTCAAGATAAAAGTCAGCAAAGACGGAAAGATTTTGGAGGAAATAGATAGAGTTCTGAAAGAAGAAGTTGCTAAAGAAAAAGCCATTGAGGCAGTAAAGAAAGTTGAAAGCGAAGGAGTTCTAGAGAGTCTAGAGCTAAATGACAATTGGATAGTCAAGTTCTCGGGCCCAAATAAAGTTGGTACGTTAATTCTCCATAGGGCAACTGGAGAAGTCATTAATAGAGATGTCAGATTTACAGAGCTATGGATAGAGAAGACATTCTATGAGCATCTAAAGAGGAAGTATGGAGAGTCAAATCTAAAGACAGAGTGGCTAATTCATCACAAAGATAAAGGGCAAGTTACGATAAAAGTTACTGGAGACAATGGAATCTACTATGGAAAAATAGATGTAAAGACAGGAGAAATAATTGAAGAAGACAAGGCACCGAAGAAGGGTGTGCTTGCAAAAATTAAACAACTTCAGCTAGATGCTAAGTACAAGTAA
- the infB gene encoding intein-containing translation initiation factor aIF-2 produces MKKIRQPIIAVLGHVDHGKCLLPEEKVVLPEIGLVTLRELFELANEVVVKDEEKEVRKLGKMLTGVDERGNVKLLNALYVWRVAHKGEMIRVKVNGWYSVTVTPEHPFLTNRGWVKAGELKEGDYIAIPRRVYGNEDLMKFSKIAKELGIKGDEKEFYLAGASLDIPIKVLFLAPSKLVSAFLRGYFDAKGVVRENYIEVPLFEDLPLLLLRFGIVSRIEKSTLKISGKRNLELFRKHVGFTDSEKAKALDELISKAKESERYPILEELRRLGLLFGFTRNELRIEENPTYEVLMEILERIERGSPNLAEKIAVLEGRIKEENYLRILEEEGLIENGKLTELGKELLEVWRNREFDSKDVDYVRNIVENLVFLPVEKVERIEYEGYVYDVTTETHNFVANGILVHNTTLLDRIRKTNVAAKEAGGITQHIGATEVPIDVVKEIAGPLIKLWKAEIKLPGLLFIDTPGHEAFTSLRARGGSLADLAVLVVDINEGFQPQTIESIEILRRYKTPFVVAANKIDRIKGWVIQEDEPFLLNSKRQDQRAIQELETKLWELIGKFYEFGFQANRFDRVQNFTRELAIVPISAKYGIGIAELLVLIAGLSQKYLEERLKIEVEGPARGTILEVREEPGLGHTIDVIIYEGTLHKDDTIVVGGKDKAIVTKVRALLKPKPLDEIRDPRFRFDYVDEVTAAAGVKIAAPGLEEALAGSPVIAAPTPEAVEKAKEEIMRQIQSVVISTDKMGVIIKADTLGSLEALSKELQEKGIPIRKADVGNISKTDVMEALSVREEDPKYGVIIGFNVKVNEDAQEIAKAKGVPIFVGNIIYKLIEDYEAWVKEEEEKKKRELLAKVTFPGVIRLYPDERYVFRRSNPAIVGIEVIEGRIKPGVTLIKQNGQKVGTIKSIKSRDEFLQEAKKGQAVAVAIEGAIVGRHIHPGETLYVDISRDDAITLLKYLRDVLEDSDIKALKIIAQIKAKEDPFWRAI; encoded by the coding sequence ATGAAGAAAATAAGACAACCCATCATTGCAGTTCTAGGTCACGTTGACCACGGAAAATGTCTTCTTCCAGAAGAAAAAGTTGTTTTACCAGAGATTGGACTTGTTACACTGAGAGAACTCTTCGAGCTGGCAAATGAAGTTGTGGTGAAGGATGAGGAGAAGGAAGTTAGAAAGCTGGGGAAGATGTTAACAGGTGTAGATGAAAGAGGAAATGTCAAGCTTCTCAATGCCCTCTACGTGTGGAGAGTTGCACACAAAGGTGAGATGATTAGGGTTAAGGTCAATGGATGGTATTCAGTTACCGTAACTCCTGAGCATCCATTCTTAACTAATAGGGGGTGGGTAAAAGCTGGTGAGCTCAAGGAAGGGGACTACATTGCTATTCCCAGGAGGGTGTATGGGAATGAGGATTTGATGAAGTTCTCAAAAATTGCAAAGGAACTTGGCATAAAGGGTGATGAAAAAGAGTTCTACTTAGCTGGGGCATCATTGGATATCCCCATTAAGGTTCTTTTTTTAGCTCCTTCAAAACTTGTCTCGGCATTCCTAAGGGGTTACTTTGATGCCAAAGGCGTTGTTAGAGAAAACTATATTGAAGTGCCCCTCTTTGAGGATCTCCCATTATTATTGCTTAGGTTTGGAATAGTATCGAGGATTGAAAAATCTACACTCAAGATTTCCGGTAAGAGAAATCTTGAGCTCTTCAGAAAGCACGTTGGGTTTACAGATTCAGAAAAAGCTAAAGCGCTAGACGAACTAATATCAAAAGCAAAGGAGAGCGAGAGATACCCAATATTGGAGGAGCTTAGAAGATTAGGCCTACTCTTTGGGTTCACGAGAAATGAACTTAGAATTGAGGAAAATCCAACTTATGAAGTCTTGATGGAAATTTTAGAGAGAATAGAGAGAGGTTCCCCAAACCTTGCGGAGAAGATAGCTGTCCTAGAAGGAAGAATAAAGGAGGAAAACTACTTAAGAATTCTGGAAGAGGAAGGGCTAATAGAGAATGGAAAGCTTACAGAGCTAGGAAAAGAGCTTCTGGAGGTTTGGCGCAATAGAGAGTTTGATTCAAAGGATGTAGATTATGTAAGGAACATTGTCGAAAACTTAGTCTTCCTTCCAGTTGAAAAAGTTGAGAGAATTGAATACGAGGGGTATGTATACGATGTAACTACTGAAACCCACAACTTCGTGGCCAATGGAATTTTGGTTCACAACACCACTCTTTTGGACAGAATAAGGAAGACAAACGTTGCAGCTAAAGAGGCGGGAGGAATAACTCAGCATATCGGAGCTACGGAAGTCCCAATTGATGTAGTTAAGGAGATAGCGGGTCCTCTAATAAAACTCTGGAAGGCAGAGATAAAGCTTCCAGGTCTTCTCTTCATAGATACACCTGGGCACGAGGCATTTACAAGCTTAAGAGCCAGAGGTGGAAGCTTAGCAGACTTAGCAGTTTTGGTAGTTGACATAAATGAGGGGTTCCAACCCCAGACAATAGAGAGCATAGAGATCCTAAGGAGGTACAAGACCCCATTCGTCGTTGCTGCAAACAAGATAGACAGAATAAAGGGATGGGTGATTCAGGAAGATGAACCCTTCTTGCTAAACAGTAAGAGGCAAGATCAGAGGGCAATTCAAGAACTGGAAACGAAACTTTGGGAGTTAATAGGTAAGTTTTATGAATTTGGATTCCAGGCTAATCGTTTTGATAGGGTTCAGAACTTCACTAGAGAGTTGGCAATAGTCCCAATATCAGCCAAATACGGAATTGGAATAGCTGAACTATTGGTTTTAATCGCTGGATTGAGTCAAAAATACCTGGAAGAGAGGCTCAAGATAGAGGTTGAGGGGCCTGCAAGAGGAACGATTTTAGAGGTTAGAGAAGAGCCTGGGCTGGGGCATACCATCGACGTGATAATCTACGAGGGAACACTACACAAGGACGACACGATAGTTGTTGGAGGAAAAGATAAGGCGATAGTAACAAAGGTTAGAGCTCTACTTAAGCCAAAGCCCTTAGATGAGATTAGGGATCCAAGATTTAGGTTTGATTATGTTGATGAAGTTACCGCGGCGGCTGGTGTGAAGATAGCAGCTCCGGGACTTGAGGAGGCCTTAGCCGGATCTCCAGTGATAGCAGCTCCAACGCCAGAGGCCGTTGAGAAGGCTAAAGAGGAAATTATGAGGCAAATCCAAAGCGTAGTTATAAGCACTGACAAGATGGGAGTTATAATAAAAGCAGACACCCTGGGAAGCCTAGAAGCTTTAAGCAAGGAGTTGCAGGAGAAGGGGATACCAATAAGAAAGGCTGACGTGGGTAATATAAGCAAGACTGATGTAATGGAGGCTCTAAGCGTTAGGGAGGAGGATCCAAAGTACGGTGTCATCATAGGGTTTAACGTGAAGGTCAACGAGGATGCTCAAGAGATAGCGAAGGCCAAGGGCGTTCCAATATTTGTTGGTAACATAATATACAAGCTGATAGAGGATTATGAGGCCTGGGTAAAGGAAGAAGAAGAAAAGAAGAAGAGAGAACTTCTTGCGAAAGTGACATTCCCAGGAGTAATAAGGCTATATCCGGATGAGAGGTATGTATTTAGAAGGAGCAACCCTGCAATAGTTGGAATTGAGGTCATAGAGGGAAGGATAAAGCCAGGAGTTACACTAATAAAGCAGAACGGTCAAAAGGTTGGAACTATTAAGTCAATAAAGAGTAGGGATGAATTCCTTCAGGAAGCTAAGAAGGGCCAGGCAGTGGCGGTTGCAATAGAAGGGGCCATAGTTGGGAGGCACATTCATCCCGGGGAAACCCTTTACGTTGATATCAGTAGGGATGACGCAATAACACTTCTGAAATATCTGAGGGATGTACTTGAGGATAGTGATATAAAGGCTCTTAAGATTATTGCCCAGATAAAAGCAAAGGAAGATCCATTCTGGAGGGCTATTTGA
- a CDS encoding UbiD family decarboxylase, whose translation MLREIIEKFDDTVIVDKPVKKEYEITKYLLKYKDRPVLFKDVEGWEVAGNIWSTRDRIAKFLNTDKKGLLELLAYSMENPSKYEIVDDAEFLRNENEVNLLDLPVPKFYPKDGGRYFTSAIVVAKRGDFVNLSFHRMMILDENKAAIRIVPRHLYAMWKESVESGEELEVRIIVGNPIHVLLAGATSVAYGISELEIASTISRRAFGRPLEVVDVNGIPVPVESEFVFEAKITDEMVDEGPFVDITGTYDIVRKQPVVVFEKMYHVDNPIFHALLPGGYEHYMLMGLPKEPQIYTSVKRVVPKVHGVRLTEGGCMWLHAVVSITKQHEGDGKNAILAAFAGHPSLKRVIVVDEDIDIYDDREVEWAVATRFQPDKDLVIIPNARGSSLDPSGKDGLTAKWGIDATKSLDRKEEFEKARLE comes from the coding sequence ATGTTGAGGGAGATAATTGAGAAGTTTGATGATACCGTAATAGTTGATAAGCCCGTGAAAAAGGAATACGAGATAACTAAATACCTGCTTAAGTATAAGGACAGGCCCGTCTTATTCAAAGACGTTGAGGGCTGGGAAGTTGCTGGGAACATTTGGTCAACAAGAGATAGGATTGCAAAATTCCTAAATACCGACAAGAAGGGACTCCTCGAGCTCTTAGCCTATTCCATGGAAAATCCATCGAAGTATGAAATCGTAGATGATGCGGAGTTTTTAAGGAACGAGAATGAGGTAAACCTACTGGATCTCCCAGTTCCCAAGTTCTACCCCAAGGATGGGGGAAGATACTTTACCTCAGCAATCGTTGTGGCAAAGAGAGGGGACTTTGTTAACCTCTCTTTCCACAGAATGATGATTCTGGATGAGAATAAAGCAGCCATTAGAATAGTTCCCAGGCACCTATACGCCATGTGGAAGGAGAGTGTTGAAAGTGGGGAGGAGTTAGAGGTTAGGATAATAGTTGGAAACCCAATCCACGTTTTATTGGCTGGGGCGACCAGCGTAGCTTATGGAATAAGTGAGCTTGAGATTGCATCTACAATTAGTAGGAGAGCCTTTGGAAGGCCGTTAGAGGTAGTTGATGTCAACGGAATTCCCGTCCCTGTCGAGAGTGAGTTCGTCTTTGAGGCTAAGATAACCGATGAGATGGTTGATGAAGGACCATTCGTTGATATAACTGGGACTTACGATATAGTTAGGAAGCAACCCGTTGTTGTTTTTGAGAAAATGTACCATGTAGACAATCCAATATTCCACGCTTTACTTCCTGGAGGTTATGAGCACTATATGCTCATGGGCCTTCCAAAGGAGCCGCAAATATATACTAGTGTGAAAAGAGTAGTCCCAAAGGTTCATGGAGTTAGACTGACAGAAGGAGGCTGCATGTGGTTGCACGCTGTGGTTTCAATAACGAAGCAACATGAGGGGGACGGAAAGAATGCAATTCTGGCAGCATTTGCTGGCCATCCAAGCCTTAAGAGGGTAATAGTTGTGGATGAGGATATAGACATATACGATGACAGGGAAGTTGAGTGGGCGGTGGCAACGAGGTTCCAGCCAGATAAAGATCTTGTAATCATCCCAAACGCTAGAGGGAGCTCATTAGATCCATCTGGGAAAGATGGACTAACAGCTAAGTGGGGTATAGATGCTACGAAGAGTTTGGATAGGAAAGAAGAGTTTGAAAAGGCTAGGTTAGAGTGA
- a CDS encoding tRNA pseudouridine(54/55) synthase Pus10: MILEKAREILEEHQLCNHCLGRLFGKLGKGTNEERGRAIRLLLSMETGKEYKEPEKCELCGGVFNNLDKFAELCIKAAEGIEFETFWVGSRFPEEIEKKEEEIWRKFRVVSGEKITKEFNRELGKVIAVRYGKTPVKERPDVVFIVEPFSEKVELQVNPIYVAGRYRKLIRGIPQTPAPGFKESIATIICRAFKKHFHGKCIFKGAGREDVDVRMLGNGRPFVVEIKRPRKRKVNLKDIEEEINQSGKVEVLNLRFITPEEAERILTTRHRKVYEAIVYVKDGITKEEVEKVVKSLKNAEIKQRTPRRVLNSRADLVRVRKVYDVKGELIDDKHFKLRLVTDGGLYIKELISGDRGRTTPSVSEILGKEAWCEILDVLEVLDDVEGDN, translated from the coding sequence ATGATACTTGAAAAAGCCAGAGAGATATTGGAGGAGCATCAACTCTGCAACCACTGCTTGGGTAGGTTATTTGGAAAACTCGGGAAGGGAACGAACGAAGAAAGGGGTAGAGCCATTAGGCTTCTTCTTTCAATGGAAACTGGAAAGGAGTATAAGGAGCCTGAAAAATGTGAGCTTTGTGGAGGTGTTTTTAATAACCTCGATAAGTTTGCTGAACTCTGCATAAAAGCTGCTGAAGGAATAGAATTTGAAACCTTCTGGGTGGGTTCGAGGTTCCCAGAAGAAATTGAAAAAAAGGAGGAGGAAATTTGGAGGAAATTCAGAGTAGTGAGTGGAGAAAAGATTACAAAAGAGTTCAACAGGGAGCTTGGGAAAGTTATTGCAGTTAGATATGGAAAGACACCAGTAAAAGAGAGGCCCGACGTTGTCTTCATAGTTGAGCCCTTCTCGGAAAAGGTTGAACTTCAGGTAAATCCAATATATGTAGCTGGGAGGTATAGAAAGCTCATTAGAGGAATACCCCAAACTCCAGCCCCTGGGTTTAAGGAGAGCATAGCAACGATAATCTGCAGAGCTTTTAAGAAGCACTTCCATGGAAAGTGCATATTCAAAGGAGCTGGGAGAGAAGACGTCGACGTTAGAATGCTGGGCAATGGAAGGCCCTTCGTAGTTGAGATAAAGAGACCCAGGAAGAGAAAAGTAAATCTAAAGGACATTGAAGAAGAGATAAACCAAAGTGGAAAGGTGGAGGTTCTTAATTTAAGGTTCATAACGCCAGAGGAAGCCGAGAGAATTTTAACCACAAGACATAGAAAAGTGTACGAGGCCATTGTTTACGTTAAGGATGGAATAACAAAGGAAGAAGTTGAAAAGGTAGTTAAGTCCTTAAAGAATGCGGAAATTAAACAGAGAACCCCCAGGAGAGTGCTCAATAGTAGAGCTGATTTAGTTAGAGTTAGAAAGGTTTACGATGTGAAGGGAGAGTTAATTGATGACAAGCACTTCAAACTCAGGTTAGTCACCGATGGAGGTTTATACATAAAAGAGCTGATATCTGGGGATAGGGGAAGGACCACCCCTTCAGTGTCTGAAATTTTGGGAAAGGAAGCTTGGTGTGAAATCTTAGATGTTTTAGAGGTGTTGGACGATGTTGAGGGAGATAATTGA
- a CDS encoding translation initiation factor IF-2 subunit alpha has translation MPRRAREYPEEGELVVATVKRVHNYGAFLDLDEYPGKEGFMHISEVASTWVKNIRDYLREGQKVVAKVIRVDPKKGHIDLSLRRVTQQQRKAKLQEFKRAQKAENLLKLAAEKLGKDFEEAWREVWVPLENEWGEVYAAFEDAARNGIEVLKGYVPDEWLPVLKEIIDSYVEVPTVTIDAEFEITVPKPNGIEIIKEALIKARDRANQEKDIEVKFTYLGAPRYRIDITAPDYYKAEEVLEDIAEEILRVIKEAGGEATLLRKEKRIRKVKKRKK, from the coding sequence ATGCCCAGGAGAGCAAGGGAGTATCCCGAAGAGGGAGAGCTTGTGGTTGCTACAGTTAAGAGGGTTCACAATTATGGAGCATTTCTTGACCTTGACGAGTATCCGGGGAAAGAAGGGTTTATGCACATTAGTGAGGTGGCCTCAACCTGGGTAAAGAACATTAGAGATTACCTAAGGGAAGGTCAAAAGGTAGTGGCCAAGGTTATAAGGGTTGACCCAAAGAAGGGTCATATAGACCTCAGCCTAAGGAGGGTAACCCAGCAACAGAGAAAAGCAAAGCTTCAAGAGTTCAAGAGGGCTCAGAAAGCTGAAAACTTACTAAAGCTTGCCGCGGAGAAATTAGGAAAAGACTTTGAAGAGGCTTGGAGAGAGGTATGGGTGCCACTGGAGAACGAGTGGGGCGAGGTTTATGCTGCCTTCGAAGATGCAGCGAGGAATGGAATAGAAGTTCTCAAAGGCTACGTTCCAGATGAGTGGCTTCCAGTTCTCAAGGAGATAATTGACAGCTATGTAGAGGTTCCTACTGTAACAATAGATGCCGAGTTTGAAATCACTGTGCCAAAGCCAAATGGAATTGAGATAATTAAGGAGGCTTTAATAAAGGCAAGGGACAGAGCAAACCAAGAGAAAGACATCGAAGTTAAGTTCACCTACCTGGGGGCTCCAAGGTACAGGATAGACATTACGGCCCCAGACTACTACAAGGCCGAAGAAGTCCTGGAGGATATAGCAGAAGAAATTCTTAGAGTAATAAAGGAGGCTGGTGGCGAGGCCACACTTCTGAGAAAGGAGAAGAGAATTAGGAAGGTTAAGAAGAGGAAGAAGTGA
- a CDS encoding RNA-protein complex protein Nop10: MRFRIRKCPKCGRYTLKEVCPVCGEKTKVAHPPRFSPEDPYGEYRRRWKREVLGIGRKEK; encoded by the coding sequence ATGAGGTTTAGGATAAGGAAGTGTCCCAAGTGTGGGAGATACACCCTCAAGGAAGTCTGCCCTGTGTGTGGGGAAAAGACTAAAGTAGCTCATCCACCAAGGTTTTCCCCTGAGGACCCATATGGGGAATATAGGAGAAGGTGGAAGAGGGAGGTACTCGGAATAGGGAGGAAGGAAAAATGA
- a CDS encoding proteasome assembly chaperone family protein — translation MKETTIVVYERPDIYDPIFIEGLPGIGLVGKLAAEHLIQELKAKKFAELYSPHFMHQVLIRKNSVVELMKNEFYYWKSPDDEHRDLIIVTGDTQVPPTDSYGHFEVAGKMLDFVQEFGTREIITMGGYQVPEIQGEPRVLAAVTHEDLIEYYKSKLEGCSVEVIWREDEGGAIVGAAGLLLGIGKLRGMFGISLLGESLGYIVDAKAAKAVLSAVTKILGLEIDMTALDERAKETEEILRKVEEMQRAMMEQVTPKLPHEEEDRGYL, via the coding sequence ATGAAGGAAACCACAATTGTTGTATATGAAAGGCCCGATATTTATGACCCAATATTTATTGAGGGCCTTCCTGGGATTGGATTAGTTGGAAAGCTTGCAGCTGAACACTTAATTCAAGAGCTAAAGGCCAAAAAGTTTGCCGAGCTTTACTCTCCTCACTTCATGCACCAGGTCTTAATTAGAAAGAACTCAGTCGTAGAGCTAATGAAAAACGAATTCTACTACTGGAAAAGCCCTGACGATGAGCATAGAGATTTGATAATAGTGACTGGAGATACTCAAGTTCCTCCAACGGACAGCTACGGACACTTTGAGGTTGCTGGGAAGATGCTTGACTTCGTTCAAGAGTTTGGGACTAGAGAAATAATAACGATGGGAGGCTATCAAGTTCCTGAAATCCAAGGAGAGCCGAGGGTTCTTGCAGCTGTGACCCATGAGGACTTAATAGAGTACTACAAGAGCAAGCTGGAGGGCTGTTCAGTTGAGGTAATTTGGAGAGAAGATGAGGGAGGGGCTATAGTAGGTGCAGCAGGGCTCCTCCTGGGAATTGGTAAGCTTAGAGGAATGTTCGGCATAAGCTTGCTCGGAGAGAGCCTTGGATATATAGTTGATGCAAAGGCCGCGAAGGCTGTCCTTTCTGCAGTCACAAAGATACTCGGACTGGAGATAGACATGACCGCTTTAGATGAGAGGGCTAAGGAGACTGAGGAGATCTTGAGAAAAGTTGAAGAAATGCAGAGGGCAATGATGGAGCAAGTCACTCCAAAGTTGCCTCATGAAGAGGAAGACAGGGGATACCTCTAA
- the panB gene encoding 3-methyl-2-oxobutanoate hydroxymethyltransferase, which yields MREITPKRIMEMKGKEKITMITAYDYPSALLADKAGFDIVFVGDSLGMVVYGEQNTLNVTMDQMIFHTRAVAKAVKRALVLADMPFGSYEVSVEEGVKNAIKLIQAGADAVKIEGGYDHRKLVKKLVRMGIPVMGHTGLTPQRYLRLGGYRIMGENEEEVEEILRDAKALEKAGAFAVVLEFVLADVAKLVTEEVSIPTIGIGSGPYVDGQVLVWHDVLGLYESSPPFAKRYANLREEILRAISEFRKEVKEGKFPGKEHYWEYQDKETFNRIKENVMRKLRL from the coding sequence ATGAGAGAAATCACCCCCAAGAGAATTATGGAAATGAAGGGAAAAGAAAAGATCACTATGATAACAGCCTATGATTATCCCTCAGCACTTCTTGCAGATAAGGCAGGTTTTGACATAGTCTTTGTCGGTGACTCCCTTGGAATGGTTGTCTATGGAGAGCAAAACACCCTCAACGTTACAATGGATCAGATGATTTTCCATACTAGGGCAGTTGCCAAAGCCGTGAAGAGGGCATTGGTTTTGGCAGACATGCCCTTCGGCAGCTATGAAGTTTCTGTTGAAGAGGGAGTGAAGAACGCCATAAAGCTAATTCAGGCCGGAGCAGATGCAGTTAAGATAGAGGGGGGCTATGACCATAGAAAACTTGTCAAAAAGCTGGTAAGGATGGGAATCCCAGTTATGGGCCACACAGGGCTTACTCCCCAGAGATACCTAAGGCTCGGTGGTTACAGAATAATGGGAGAGAATGAAGAGGAAGTTGAGGAAATATTGAGGGATGCAAAAGCTTTGGAAAAAGCTGGGGCCTTTGCCGTCGTTCTGGAATTTGTCCTAGCCGACGTGGCAAAGCTAGTTACTGAAGAGGTCTCAATCCCCACCATAGGAATTGGCTCTGGACCCTACGTTGATGGCCAAGTTTTGGTTTGGCACGATGTTTTGGGGCTATATGAAAGTTCACCCCCCTTCGCCAAGAGGTATGCGAACCTTAGAGAAGAAATACTGAGGGCAATATCGGAGTTTAGAAAAGAGGTTAAAGAAGGAAAATTCCCAGGAAAGGAGCACTACTGGGAATACCAAGATAAAGAAACATTTAATAGGATTAAAGAGAACGTCATGAGAAAGCTTAGGCTTTAG